AGGGGCGCTGGCCGGTTGACGCCGAACACCCCGCGCAGCTCGCCGTCGCGGCCGATCAGCGCGACCACGCGCCCCTCCTCGAGCGACCCCTCGACCACGTGGACGTCGTCGTCGGGACGGCACCGGCCGGCCAGCTGGATCTTGCGGTCGTACTGATCGGACCAGAACCACGGCACCGGCGCGAACGCGCTGCCGTCGTCACCGGCCAGGAGACGGCGCGCCGCGTGGGCACCCATCTCGACCGCGTTGTCCCAGTGCTCGACCCGGACGAGGCCGTACCGGGGGTGGTCCCACCGCGCCACGTCGCCTGCGGCCACCACGCCGGGCGCGGCCAGGGTGGTGGCGTCGCACACGACGCCGTCGTCGAGCGTGAGGCCCGACCCCTCGAGCCAGGCGGTGTTCGGGGCCACACCGATGCCCACGACGACGACGTCGGCCTCGACGACGACGCCGTCGGCGAGTCGGACGCCGGCCACCCGACCCCGAGCCTCCCGCTCGACGCCCTCGACCCCGGTGGAGAGGCGCATGTCGACGTCGTGCGTCCGGTGCAGCTCGGCGCACCACGCGGCGAGCGGCGGGGGCAGCACGCGCGACAGGGGCATCGGCAGGGCCTCGACGATCGTGACCGCGAGCCCCCGCTCCCGGCAGCTCGCCGCCACCTCGGCACCGATGAAGCCGGCCCCGACCACGAGCACGCGACGGGGTGCGGCGTCGAGGTCGGCGCGCAGCGCCCGGGCGTCGGCGAGGGTGCGGAGGACGTGCACGCCCTCGATGCCGTCGATGCCAGGGAGACGCCGGGCCGCCGCGCCGCACGCCAGGACGACGCCGTCGGCCACGATGCGCTCACCGTCGTCGAGCTCCACGGCGCGATCAGCTACGTCCAACGCCACCGCCCGTCGGCCTCGGCGCCACGTCAGGTCGAGCTGGTCGACGTCGCGCACCGCCGGCCGCACGGCGTCGGTGGGGTCCTCACCCGTGAGGTACGCCTTCGACAGGGGTGGGCGGTCGTAGGGCTCGTCGGGCTCCTCGCCGACGACGACGATCCGCCCGTCGAACCCCTCGCGTCGCAACGTCTGCGCGGCGCGCATCCCGGCCAGGGAGGCGCCGACGACGGTGATGGAGTCCAGGGCGGGCGCCTACAGCTCGGCGATCGAGATCGCCTGCTTGGGGCAGCGGTCGACCGCCTCCTGGACGGCCGGGCGCCGCTCCTCCGCGGGCGTCTCGTCGAGGACGTAGAGGTAGTCGTCGTCCCGCACCTCGAAGATGTCCGGCGCGATCGCCATGCACACGGCGTTGCTCTCGCACTTGTCGAAGTCGACCACGACCTTGAACCCCACGGCTCCCCTACCTCTCGTCGGCGTCGGCGCCATCTTGGCCCATGGAACCGTCGGAGGTGGCGCCATCGCCGCCACCGGTGCCGTTCGGCGCGGTCGTCGAGGTCGAGGTGGACGTCGACGTGACCGACGGGCGCGCGCACTCCTGCTTCACGAACGCGTCCACCGCAGCGCGGGCCGCGACGTGCTCGTCGCTGAAGCGCACCTCGAACTCGAGCGCGAGGGCGTCGGGGTCGTCGGCGTCGTGGTCCTCGAGCCGCTCCGCGAGGTCGCGCAGCACCGCGACGTCGTCCTCGAGCCGGGCGGGTGCCAGCTCCTCCATCCGCCGCAGCACCCCGGCACCGGCCTCCGACACCGGGGCGTTCTCGTCGGCGAGCCGGCAGAACGACGCCTCGTCGGCGGCGTCGTCTCCGCCGTCGTCGTCGCCGGAGCACGACGCGAGCAGGGCGGCCGCGACCACGCACGCTCCCACGCGCCGCACGACGCGGGACCTTCCCGGCCGCATCAGACGAGGAACGCGGCGAGGTCGAGGAGCAGCTCGTCCGCCCCCGGCCCGGCCATGACCCCCAACCCCACCGGCAGTCCGTCCACCTGGGCGAGGGGGAGGGAGATCTGCGGTGCCCGGGCGAGGGGCGAGATGACGCTGAACGTCATCAGGCGGCCGCGCACCTCGCTGGCCGCCGCGGGATCGAGGTCGAGGGGCGGCGCCACGCCGGGCGTCGTCGGCACGATCATGACCGCCCCGCCCGAGAGGAGCTCCCACACCCGTTCGGTGAGCAGCGCCGCCACGCGCTCGGCCTCGGCCTCCTGCTCGGCGCCGACCGACGCCGCCTCCTCCCACCGCTGCGCCGTCGTCGGCCCGAACCGCGGGTGCATCCGCTCGATCCAGTGCCGGTTGGTGCGCCAGGCGTCGGCCCGCTGGAGGGTGCGGAAGGTGTCGGCCCACTGCTCGGCCTCGCCCATCCCCCAGAACCGGGTGGGCTCCGGTGTGCGCAGCAGGGCCATGCTCACCCGGCCGATGGCGTCGGCGAGCGCGTCGGCCACCCCCGGATCGCACATCTCGAACATGTCCTCGGCGACCAGGAGCTGGGTGATCCGCCCCCGACGGCGCCCGGTGCCGAGGAGCGCCTCGCCGACCCGGCGGGCGACCTGTCCGTCGCGGGCCAGCCACCCGACGGTGTCGAACCGCGGCGCGAGCGGCGCCACGCCCTCGATCGGCACCCGTCCGTGGGTCGGCCGCATGCCGATCACGCCGCAGTAGGAGGCGGGGACCCGCACCGAGCCGGCGGTGTCGGTGCCGAGCGCCACGTCGACGAGACCGGAGGCCACGGCGACCGCCGAGCCGCTCGACGACCCTCCCGGGTCGCGCGTGGGGTCCGCGGGGTTGATCGGCGTGCCGTAGTGCTCGTTGACCCCCGACAGGGAGTAGGCGGACTCGGCGGTGTGCGTCTTGCCGACGCAGGTGGCGCCGGCGTCGAGGAGCCGCTGCACCGCGGTCGCGTGCATGGGCGCCGGCTCCGCGGCGGCGAGGAGGTCGGGGTTCCCGACGCCGGTTCGCTGGCCGGCCACGTCGATCATGTCCTTGACGGCGAACGTGCGGCCGCTGAGCGGCCGGTTCGGGGCCCCGGGGACCAGCTCGTCGGGCCCCACGATGAAGGGGCCCGTCGTGCGGGCGTGCATGAGGACCTCTCCTTCCCGTGTCACGTCCTACGGTCTAGCGCCTCGACCCGCCGACGGGGTGCAGTCCGGCGAACGGCCTGGTTCAATCGAGGCATGAGCGTCCGAGCCCCGATGCGCCCGCCGAAGTCGAACGAGGCCTGCTGGTGCGGCAGCGGCAACAAGTTCAAGCGGTGCCACGGTCGACCCGACGCCCGCATCCGCCCGGGGACGCTCAGCCCCACCCGTGAGGTGCCCGACCACATCGAGCGCCCGCCGTACGCCGCGAGCGGCCAGGCGGTCCGCCGAGCCGAGCCCCGCGTGAAGAGCCCGGACGTCATCGAGCGGATGCGTCGCACCGGCCGCACTGCGGCCGAGGTGCTCGCCGCCACCGCCGCCCACGTCCGACCGGGCATCACCACCGACGAGCTCGACGCCATCGCCCACGCCGAGGCCGTCGCCCGCGACGCCTACCCGAGCCCGCTCAACTACAACGGCTTCCCCAAGTCGCTGTGCACCTCGATCAACGAGGTCATCTGCCACGGGATCCCCGACGACCGCCCGCTGAGCGACGGCGACATCGTCAACCTCGACGTCACGGTGTTCCGCGAGGGCGTGCACGGCGACACCGACGCCACGTTCCTCGTCGGCGACGTCGATCCCGAGTCCCGCCGGCTCGTCCGGGTCACGCGCGAGTCGATGGAGCGGGGCATCGCCGCGGTCCGACCGGGGCGGCCGATCTCCGACATCGGTGCCGCCATCCAGGAGCACGCGGAGGCCGAGGGGTTCGGCGTCGTGCGGGACTTCATCGGCCACGGCATCGGCGAGCAGTTCCACACCGACCTGCAGATCCCCCACTACTTCTCGCCGCACGCCACGACGGTGATGGAGCCGGGCATGACGTTCACGATCGAGCCGATGATCACGATGGGGTCGTACCGGTTCAACCTGTGGCCCGACGGGTGGACGGCGGTCACCTCCGACGGCCTCCGGACCGCCCAGTTCGAGCACACGATCCTCGTCACCGACGACGGCGCGGAGATCCTCACGCTCACCGGCGAGGACCAGGCCTAACCCGTCCCGGCGGACCCCGCCGCGGCGCGACGCAGGCGGTCGCGCACCGCGGCGCCGATGCCGTCGCCGGGCGGCGGGACGACCACGAGCACGTCGACGCCGCGCCGATCGGCCTCCCGCAGCCGGGCGTAGAGCACGC
This portion of the Actinomarinicola tropica genome encodes:
- a CDS encoding NAD(P)/FAD-dependent oxidoreductase, encoding MDSITVVGASLAGMRAAQTLRREGFDGRIVVVGEEPDEPYDRPPLSKAYLTGEDPTDAVRPAVRDVDQLDLTWRRGRRAVALDVADRAVELDDGERIVADGVVLACGAAARRLPGIDGIEGVHVLRTLADARALRADLDAAPRRVLVVGAGFIGAEVAASCRERGLAVTIVEALPMPLSRVLPPPLAAWCAELHRTHDVDMRLSTGVEGVEREARGRVAGVRLADGVVVEADVVVVGIGVAPNTAWLEGSGLTLDDGVVCDATTLAAPGVVAAGDVARWDHPRYGLVRVEHWDNAVEMGAHAARRLLAGDDGSAFAPVPWFWSDQYDRKIQLAGRCRPDDDVHVVEGSLEEGRVVALIGRDGELRGVFGVNRPAPLNRWRLRLADGIGWDEAIALDG
- a CDS encoding ferredoxin, which gives rise to MGFKVVVDFDKCESNAVCMAIAPDIFEVRDDDYLYVLDETPAEERRPAVQEAVDRCPKQAISIAEL
- a CDS encoding amidase: MHARTTGPFIVGPDELVPGAPNRPLSGRTFAVKDMIDVAGQRTGVGNPDLLAAAEPAPMHATAVQRLLDAGATCVGKTHTAESAYSLSGVNEHYGTPINPADPTRDPGGSSSGSAVAVASGLVDVALGTDTAGSVRVPASYCGVIGMRPTHGRVPIEGVAPLAPRFDTVGWLARDGQVARRVGEALLGTGRRRGRITQLLVAEDMFEMCDPGVADALADAIGRVSMALLRTPEPTRFWGMGEAEQWADTFRTLQRADAWRTNRHWIERMHPRFGPTTAQRWEEAASVGAEQEAEAERVAALLTERVWELLSGGAVMIVPTTPGVAPPLDLDPAAASEVRGRLMTFSVISPLARAPQISLPLAQVDGLPVGLGVMAGPGADELLLDLAAFLV
- the map gene encoding type I methionyl aminopeptidase, with amino-acid sequence MSVRAPMRPPKSNEACWCGSGNKFKRCHGRPDARIRPGTLSPTREVPDHIERPPYAASGQAVRRAEPRVKSPDVIERMRRTGRTAAEVLAATAAHVRPGITTDELDAIAHAEAVARDAYPSPLNYNGFPKSLCTSINEVICHGIPDDRPLSDGDIVNLDVTVFREGVHGDTDATFLVGDVDPESRRLVRVTRESMERGIAAVRPGRPISDIGAAIQEHAEAEGFGVVRDFIGHGIGEQFHTDLQIPHYFSPHATTVMEPGMTFTIEPMITMGSYRFNLWPDGWTAVTSDGLRTAQFEHTILVTDDGAEILTLTGEDQA